CGGTGTTAGCGCTTCACCTGGCGCAGCCATAACTCATCCTATTTTTTGTTGTTGATAAATAATACTGGCGCAAAAATATTAACACCCAGTGCCAGCAAATAGGTTATTTTCAGAGGAACAAGTTCCACCTGAATATACATGTAAGCGACAGAAAATAGCGCTACAGTAATGAGAATTTTCAGTACTTCACCTGTATAGAACGAAGCCGCGATACGCTTGGCAGCGCGAGCTCCACTAAACAAAAAAGCACATAACGCAAATACAGCATTAGCGATGACACAAATGCCACCCCCTATTAGCGCTGAAAATCCCCATTCAGCATTCACCACAACAGCCATTCCTGTTGCCACAACCATAACTGCGCACAGCTGGATCAATAACAATTGCTTAGCAAGCTCTCGTCCCGGTCTAGCTAACGCAGCTACCATGTATTCTACCTCGCGTAGTGTGCTTCGATTAACAACAAATAAAATCGAAGACTATGCTGAAAATTGTATACATTTGCCATAAAGCTTGGCAATGCAAATACCACAAAAAGTTACAGTTTTGCTTACAAGTCGACAACTTTTCATTTAAAAAGTCATTTTTTACAATTGATACGGCTCAATTATGTCATTTAGCTTTCTAGTTTGGCAATGACTTGTTGTAATTTGTCAGGTTCATCAAGGTTAATCGTGAGTTTCGATTTACCTCCCTTCCCCCGTACGATGGAGACTTTACCTCCTAACTTCGTACTCAAATTTTGTGAT
This DNA window, taken from Vibrio palustris, encodes the following:
- a CDS encoding F0F1 ATP synthase subunit I; this translates as MVAALARPGRELAKQLLLIQLCAVMVVATGMAVVVNAEWGFSALIGGGICVIANAVFALCAFLFSGARAAKRIAASFYTGEVLKILITVALFSVAYMYIQVELVPLKITYLLALGVNIFAPVLFINNKK